GATCTGTGCGTTAGAAAAACCTCTTCTACGTCTTTAAACGCTGCATTACAGGCAGTTGTTACAGTTTAGtaaagaatggaaaaaaaagaccaagAAATAGATCACTGATTTCAATCagattaaacaaatgaataaaatctaaTTAAGAGGTGAATcgagaaaataaaacataaattaatcaagattaacATATAATGAAGGAATGTTTTATTTCGGTTACAGAAcaaaacattcacaaaaaacaACCTCATGATAACCGATAAATATTAACCCCTTGATGCCCAGGGCTGGAAACCCTtaataatttacttttaattatttatatttattatgtattttccttcatttaattttattaatttatttcacatttaatacattattttattccagtcttattatttttttccagttttttactatatttatttgacttttatatagttgtaaataaattcaggtgttaagggaataacaaaaaataattattaacattttcttcCTATATCATTTGATgcagtatttttattataaaatactgcAGAAAACCTCCGTAATACACtgagaatgaaaataaaagtgtaGTCAAACGATAAATGAGTTATCAACAAGTagattacaacacacacacacgcacgtgcatacatacatatattcagCACAAACACTAAGATTAAACGTCACTTATGAAGCTGAATAGATGAATAAAACTGTGTTCGCTCCTCGCGTTCAGGCAGCCATGATGTTATAATGCCCCCTCCTGGTGCTAACCTGATACTACATTGTTAGTACTTTTTTATCTTGCATAATTACACGCCATTTTATATAATCCTCTAGTGAcgcatttctctttttttgtatcgaataacataaaagtaaatataaaaatataaaactgagaCAGTAAATGTATCATAGTCAATTGGTTATTTAATTTGGAGCAAAGGTCGTTCCATCCAGTCTGGAGGCAGGTTGATGTTCGAGGTTTTAAAAGCCCAAAGAAGCTGAATACTGCAggacacaaaacaacaacaacagcagcagcagtctgaaATGTGATGAaagaaagcaaataaacaaatgcaacaccTGAGCTTCAGATAGAAGGTCCACTCATTAAGCTCGGCACAgcgatgtgtgtgtgtgtgtgtgtgtgcgtgtgtgggtgtgtgcgtgtgtgtgcgtgtgtgtgtgtgtgtgtgtgtgtgtgtgtgtgtggacaaaCTGGGCCGAAACTAAGACTGCGTGAGCAACATGGAACAGCGTCAGCTTGCACATACACGCATCAGGACATgcgacacaaacaaacaaacaagcaagtaaataaattatttgttcatttataatataataataaatattataaataataatgtaaaatttattattatgttataaataataataaaataaataaataggtcaCAGAGCCCTCATGGTGTCCTGAATGCCTCCTAACACGCGTGCTGGTCACCATATGAGGTCATAACTCGGTAACTACAGAGAATCACGCACGCGCCTGCCTCGCCTCATTGGCGCGAGGATAACAGAGAGCACGCTGCAAAAACGTGACTACGCCGACAAACGCACACAGCGATTTAGACCAATCAGAGCGCTGAGCACTCCCCTCTAGTGGGCGGAGTCACGGCTGTAGGTGCGGCTAACCAGGCGGAGAAGCTTCACGCTCGTGGACATCTAGGGAAGCGCTCCGACCAGCGGCTAAAACATCTGTCCAGCTGTGAAGGGAAATAAGTCGGAAGGAAGCGAACGTGGATTCTAGCAGCTAAGTGTTTATCCAGCCGACGTTAGGACGGAGAACTGGAGCAGATCGTGTTACATAACGTGCTTCCCGGTCTTGCCACGGTGTCTTGTGGTCGTTAGCGACGCCATCTGCCTAAACTACAGACCAGGTCATTCTTGGGTCGTTCAGTTCTgctcatgaaatgaaatgaatgaaaaatactttattaatcccaaagggaaattcaataaataacatgttcagttcattcgctctgtccagacctccatcagtctgatcctcctttatcccgaagccagtgatcttcttcattcctgaccacacatccctcacattgtttttctgaagcttactttccaacttcttcctgtagtcctccttgcacttcttcatttgtgttttaagttgtttttgtgtggacttcaataactccctgtctccatccctaaaagctttctttttgatgttcagcagctttttcaggtcactggtgatccagggtttgttattggggaagcacctcactgttcttgttggaacggtgctgtccacacagaagttaatataatctgtcacacactcagtcaaggcattgatgtcatctccatgaggttcacataggacgttccagtctgtagcctcgaagcatcctctcagagcatcttcagcttcattagaccaggttctaatagcctttctaatgactggttgttgctgaacgatgggcttgtaggaggaggagagaagaactaggttatggtctgatcttcctaaaggtggcagggcaaaggagctgtatgcatttttaatatttgcacaCACTAAAAACTGCTGGGTTAAAAATAACCCAATTTGGGTTATTTGGGTAACCCAGCGCTGGGTCCAATATGGACCGATCCAACGCTGGGTTGTTTTAACTTTCAGGGTTGGGTTAAAGGTTTGACCCAGCATGTTGGGTTATATTTTCTACTCAATGTTGGGTAAAACTTACCATATCGGTTGGGTTAAATCTACCAAAACCTGAGTTGGGAAAACACAACCCAAATTATGggttatcatcatcatcatcttcttcttcttcttcttcctcttctagCTATAGATTACTAAATgatttccttcttcttctgatCATCATACTTATCATTATAATACTTTTAAAAACGTGCACATATTGCATTCTTCCAGacttcatttattaaaaaaacaaaaacatatatttttacagTGGAAGTGTGACAAGAATTACAACTGATACATTGCTTTGAATATGAAAGTTAAACATATGTACATGAAAAACACAGCCATGCATGGCACTAACGGCATGGCTTGAAGCGGCAAAGGCAAAATGCATTACATCTCTGACAACTGGGCCCTCAGTGTATTCGATTCTTTTCCAGGGATGTCAAAGATAACAATTTGAGTAAATTCCCACACTTGGACAAATTGTTTGGGGAAGCAGCAATCAAGgacataaaatgatttaaaacacaGGTCAGCTGCATATGTACATGTCAAAAAACACAGCAATGCATGGCACTAACAGCACGGCTTGAAGCAGCAAAGGCAAAATGCCCTTACATCCCTGACAACTGGGCCCTCATGAATTTCACAGTATTCGATTCTTTTCCAGGGATGTCAAAGATAACTGTTTGAATAAATTCCCACACTTGGGCACATTGTTTGGGGTAGCAGCAATCAAGAACATAAAAGGATTTAAAACACACATCAGCTGCACCCAAAAGAGATGGCTGCTCAAGGGCTGCCCCAGAAATGATCACAAATGCTTGCGAGCACACATTGTCCTCACCCAGCATCAACACAAAAGGGTAGTCCACCTGTGCCGAACTCAAGTACTGAACCATGTTGGTTCCGgtctggagagagagagatagagagagagagagagagagagagagagagagagagagagttgcATGATTCCACGAGTGCATTAATGTAAATTAGATTGACAAAACAATACAGAGCAGTAGCAGGAAAAAATATCTTCTTAACTCACAGGTTGGACATCAATAAAGGCCTTGCGCTTTTCCAGGCTGCTGGGGCGGAAGACTTTTCTCCCAACTTTATATGGGGCACATGGGAACAACATTGGAAGCAGCAGGAGAGCTACATCCCCTTGTGTGTCTGTAAAAATGAAAttggttaatttttttctaaatgcaaTAACTTTCAGTTCTGATTTAAATCTAGTATCAGCATTTAATTCAAAGCAGAGCCACCACAATCATTAAAGAAAGTCTAAGAATAATGTTTTAATGAATACCTGCTGGAAGCAAATCTATATTGGCAGGGAGTTCAGCGACCTTCTCTTTTTTAGCTAATTGAATTAATTTGGAAGAGAAAACTGTGCTCCAATTTTCTGTGAGTCTTCCAGAGGACTCTGGGTACAGCACACCAAAATCCTGTGAAatcttaaaacagaaaaagataaaatgttatttaaaatacCAACCAGCCTGTTGATTTActcttctactactactactactactactactactataaaTAAAACCTGTGAGATATGCTCACCATGCCTGGAGTGTCCACCAAACGTGGAAACTCTGCAATGACTGCATGCATCGGTGTGTTGCCGTTGGCACGGATCCACTGAGCCCTGTGGACTGCTGTCTCCAGCATGTATTGGGCAACTTGGGCCGGAGGCCAGATATTGTTCTTGAGCCACTCTGTTAATTGTATGGCTCTGTCTCCAGTTATATTTGGTTCTGTAATGAATAATGTAAAGAGTCATTTTTAACAGAACCACGATGGTCAAGTACTACAAGGTGTGTAGAGTAAATTGAATGCACTTTTCCAATTTCATCCAATGTT
The window above is part of the Melanotaenia boesemani isolate fMelBoe1 chromosome 23, fMelBoe1.pri, whole genome shotgun sequence genome. Proteins encoded here:
- the LOC121634589 gene encoding uncharacterized protein LOC121634589, whose protein sequence is MVRILVSHLIERFGENPTSGTKAALASSIVDQFPCLRDPLGTGYDAWFTPGRKHRPATGFLEERLRNIRKRLRSTQMRRTPQAPQEHPSMTFPEPNITGDRAIQLTEWLKNNIWPPAQVAQYMLETAVHRAQWIRANGNTPMHAVIAEFPRLVDTPGMISQDFGVLYPESSGRLTENWSTVFSSKLIQLAKKEKVAELPANIDLLPADTQGDVALLLLPMLFPCAPYKVGRKVFRPSSLEKRKAFIDVQPTGTNMVQYLSSAQVDYPFVLMLGEDNVCSQAFVIISGAALEQPSLLGAADVCFKSFYVLDCCYPKQCAQVWEFIQTVIFDIPGKESNTVKFMRAQLSGM